From the Ruania alkalisoli genome, one window contains:
- a CDS encoding helix-turn-helix domain-containing protein, whose protein sequence is MTTTAPKSPRRTRRRQPTKQSEADVLLGAAIRTARKERGMTLVQVGAASGLSHPFLSQLEHGRARPSMRSLFQIAQALGTTQQELLAAARPPSDEVQRGSAAPLVDVDSGGARLLMQTPSGTGVTEFLGAPPQFEDFFRHSRHELLYVVSGSIDVEILDDQGISTITTLGPRDSIGYAGETDHRFRRHGPDPSVVLVVHTPDGPKSA, encoded by the coding sequence ATGACGACCACCGCGCCGAAGAGCCCGCGCAGAACGCGCAGGAGACAACCGACGAAACAGTCGGAAGCCGACGTGCTGCTCGGTGCCGCCATCCGCACCGCACGGAAGGAGCGCGGGATGACCCTCGTGCAGGTCGGCGCCGCCAGCGGCCTCTCCCACCCGTTTCTGTCTCAGCTCGAGCACGGCCGCGCCCGGCCGTCGATGCGTTCGCTGTTCCAGATCGCGCAGGCGCTGGGCACCACGCAACAGGAGTTGCTGGCCGCCGCACGGCCACCCTCGGACGAGGTGCAACGCGGCAGCGCGGCGCCGCTGGTCGATGTCGACTCCGGAGGGGCACGGCTGCTGATGCAGACACCCAGCGGCACCGGGGTCACCGAGTTCCTCGGCGCACCGCCCCAGTTCGAGGACTTCTTCCGCCACTCCCGCCACGAGCTGCTCTACGTGGTCTCCGGCTCGATCGACGTGGAGATCCTCGACGATCAAGGCATCTCCACCATCACCACCCTCGGCCCGCGGGACTCGATCGGCTATGCCGGCGAGACCGATCACAGGTTCCGCCGGCACGGGCCGGACCCGAGCGTGGTGCTGGTGGTGCACACACCGGACGGCCCCAAGAGCGCCTGA
- a CDS encoding ABC transporter ATP-binding protein, translated as MTAPTASAPAPTASQPDSMTRTLVLDGVSKQFATGTVALTDVDLHLRSGDFVSVVGPSGCGKSTLLRLASGLDDVTEGTVEVNAHATSYVFQEATLLEWRTAAKNVELADELRGLPTSQRRSRAQEVLDLVGLTGFEKQFPRQLSGGMRMRVSIARALVTDPDLALFDEPFGALDEITRLRMQTELQRIFQLKKFAGLFITHSVSEAVYLSTRVIVMSGRPGQVVADIPIPWDYPRPPELRYSSEFAALTGEVSTALGEHS; from the coding sequence ATGACTGCCCCGACCGCTTCCGCCCCCGCTCCCACCGCCTCACAACCGGACTCCATGACCCGCACCCTGGTGCTCGACGGCGTCTCCAAGCAGTTCGCCACCGGCACCGTGGCGCTCACCGACGTCGACCTGCACCTGCGCTCCGGGGACTTCGTCTCGGTGGTCGGCCCCTCCGGCTGCGGCAAGTCCACGCTGCTACGACTGGCCTCCGGGCTTGACGACGTCACCGAGGGCACCGTCGAGGTCAACGCCCACGCCACCAGCTACGTCTTCCAGGAAGCGACACTGCTGGAGTGGCGTACCGCCGCCAAGAACGTCGAACTGGCTGACGAACTGCGCGGACTGCCGACCTCCCAACGTCGCTCCAGAGCCCAGGAGGTCCTCGATCTCGTGGGCCTGACGGGCTTCGAGAAGCAGTTCCCCCGCCAGCTCTCCGGCGGTATGCGCATGCGCGTCTCCATCGCCCGGGCGCTGGTGACCGACCCTGATCTGGCGCTCTTCGACGAACCCTTCGGCGCACTCGACGAGATCACCCGGCTGCGCATGCAGACCGAACTCCAGCGGATCTTCCAGCTGAAGAAGTTCGCCGGCCTGTTCATCACCCACTCCGTCTCCGAAGCCGTGTACCTGTCCACCCGCGTGATCGTGATGAGCGGACGGCCCGGTCAGGTCGTCGCCGATATCCCCATCCCCTGGGATTACCCCCGCCCGCCGGAGCTGCGCTACTCATCCGAGTTCGCCGCCCTCACCGGCGAGGTCTCCACCGCACTGGGAGAGCACTCATGA
- a CDS encoding acetamidase/formamidase family protein: protein MTTPSIRIPDGGPPVLQPDSPRPGYLPATPATVLWGELPCGTDRAVVEVNRGEELVIDTVSHEGILEDQGRDPLAYFAGLGVPAERVLTDAVEIAAMVPHDPATQGPHVVTGPVHVRGARPGDVLAITVLDLALRCDYGLVSNRHGRGALPEELPAGGEDVVSVPCWTGPGGSGDATTTAYGHMAASARSEATVRFPLRPFLGTMGVATAGSERAHSVPPGPHGGNLDISLLTAGSTLYLPVQVPGALAYVGDPHFAQGDGEVALTAFEAPLRARLRFEVIPAESLPHPPMIWAETPELLVPVGLDADLDEAMRACVRSALTLLTGRGMDTAHAYAYLSAAGDFAVSQVVDRVCGVHGKIRKADLAEL, encoded by the coding sequence ATGACCACCCCGTCCATCCGGATTCCCGACGGCGGCCCTCCCGTCCTGCAACCGGACTCACCACGCCCGGGCTACCTGCCGGCAACCCCGGCGACCGTGCTGTGGGGCGAGTTGCCGTGCGGGACTGACAGGGCCGTCGTCGAGGTCAACCGGGGCGAGGAGCTGGTGATCGATACCGTCTCGCACGAGGGAATCCTGGAGGATCAGGGGCGCGACCCGCTCGCCTACTTCGCAGGCCTGGGCGTGCCGGCGGAGCGGGTGCTGACCGATGCGGTCGAGATCGCGGCGATGGTGCCGCACGACCCTGCGACCCAGGGTCCGCACGTGGTGACCGGTCCGGTACACGTGCGGGGAGCCCGGCCCGGGGACGTGCTGGCGATCACCGTGCTGGATCTGGCGCTGCGCTGCGACTACGGGCTGGTCTCCAACCGGCACGGGCGCGGTGCGCTGCCGGAGGAACTCCCGGCCGGGGGTGAGGACGTCGTCTCGGTGCCGTGCTGGACGGGCCCCGGGGGTTCAGGCGACGCGACGACGACGGCGTACGGCCATATGGCAGCCAGCGCCCGGAGCGAGGCCACGGTGCGCTTCCCTCTCCGCCCGTTCCTCGGCACGATGGGGGTAGCGACGGCCGGGTCGGAGCGCGCGCATTCAGTGCCGCCTGGACCGCACGGCGGCAACCTGGACATCTCCCTGCTCACGGCCGGGTCGACGCTCTACCTGCCGGTGCAGGTGCCCGGCGCGCTGGCATACGTGGGCGATCCACACTTCGCGCAGGGGGACGGCGAGGTGGCACTGACGGCGTTCGAGGCGCCGTTGCGTGCACGGCTCCGCTTCGAGGTGATCCCGGCTGAGTCCTTGCCGCACCCGCCGATGATCTGGGCCGAGACGCCGGAGCTGCTGGTGCCCGTGGGGCTGGATGCCGATCTGGACGAGGCGATGCGGGCGTGCGTGCGCTCGGCGCTGACGTTGTTGACTGGCCGCGGGATGGATACCGCGCACGCCTACGCCTACCTCTCGGCGGCAGGGGACTTCGCCGTCTCGCAGGTGGTGGACCGGGTGTGCGGCGTGCACGGAAAGATCCGGAAGGCCGATCTGGCCGAGCTCTGA
- a CDS encoding amidohydrolase family protein yields MTGPATGPVSLGAPDAWADLTGTVVTSLCGVRLLDGTIADLTLAGGTITAVTRAGAGPEATTGRGAATAASGTRDAPGAPGAPGALGALGAVESTGVLDATGWRFVPAASEPHAHLDKALTANRIPPGTGHDLVGAIDAWRSITPTIDAGDITTRARATVGRYLARGITTVRTHVDVHMTGDPLRGVDALVALREQLRGTLTLQVCLLAGEHAPDAVVAEAVDHGIDVIGGCPHLASDPRHETTRMLDLAERTGLPVDLHTDEQTTLDERSGVPDIADLAQQVLARGLIQRVTASHCVRLGSLPPADLAPVLDVVARAGLGIVTLPITNLYLQGWHDTRLIPRGIAPLRAILDAGIDLAAGADNLRDPFNPVGRADPFETTSLLVSAGHLRPEEALAAVTTSARTVLGLPPVGATPGAAADFLLVPDADLGEVIAGGTTARVVVSGGRVVADTRVRSSLDHPALDPTESRPRGATATAPTTTPSSTPTRRPTPIGR; encoded by the coding sequence ATGACCGGCCCTGCAACCGGCCCAGTCTCGTTGGGTGCCCCCGACGCATGGGCGGACCTCACCGGCACCGTGGTCACAAGCCTGTGCGGAGTACGTCTGCTCGACGGCACGATCGCCGACCTCACCCTCGCTGGCGGCACGATCACCGCGGTCACACGTGCCGGCGCCGGGCCTGAGGCGACGACTGGGCGCGGTGCAGCCACAGCGGCCAGCGGCACGCGTGATGCCCCCGGTGCCCCCGGTGCCCCCGGTGCACTCGGTGCACTCGGAGCGGTCGAGTCGACCGGAGTTCTCGACGCCACCGGTTGGCGGTTCGTCCCGGCCGCGAGCGAACCCCACGCTCACCTCGACAAGGCGCTGACGGCGAACCGGATCCCGCCCGGGACCGGGCACGACCTGGTCGGGGCAATCGACGCCTGGCGGTCCATCACCCCGACCATTGACGCCGGTGACATCACTACCCGCGCACGGGCCACCGTCGGGCGCTATCTCGCCCGCGGCATCACCACGGTGCGCACGCACGTGGACGTTCACATGACGGGCGACCCGCTGCGCGGGGTGGACGCCCTGGTGGCCCTGCGCGAACAGCTACGTGGGACGCTCACGCTGCAGGTGTGCCTGCTCGCGGGTGAGCATGCCCCGGACGCGGTGGTCGCCGAGGCTGTCGACCACGGCATCGACGTGATCGGTGGCTGCCCGCACCTGGCCAGCGACCCGCGGCACGAGACCACCCGCATGCTCGACCTCGCCGAACGGACCGGCCTGCCCGTCGACCTGCACACCGACGAGCAGACCACCCTCGACGAAAGAAGCGGCGTTCCTGACATAGCCGACCTCGCCCAGCAGGTGCTCGCCCGAGGGCTGATCCAGCGCGTCACCGCCAGCCACTGCGTGCGCCTGGGCTCCCTGCCCCCGGCGGATCTCGCCCCCGTGCTCGACGTGGTGGCGCGCGCGGGCCTGGGAATCGTCACCCTCCCGATCACCAACCTCTACCTCCAGGGCTGGCATGACACCCGCCTCATACCCCGCGGGATCGCCCCGCTGCGGGCGATCCTCGATGCGGGCATCGACCTGGCCGCCGGGGCAGACAATCTGCGCGACCCGTTCAACCCGGTTGGGCGGGCCGACCCCTTCGAGACGACCTCGTTGCTTGTGAGCGCCGGGCACCTGCGCCCGGAGGAGGCGCTTGCGGCGGTCACCACGTCCGCCCGGACCGTGCTCGGTCTGCCGCCGGTGGGCGCCACACCCGGTGCGGCCGCCGACTTCCTGCTGGTGCCCGATGCCGACCTCGGGGAGGTGATCGCAGGCGGGACCACCGCGCGCGTCGTGGTCTCCGGAGGCCGGGTAGTCGCCGACACCCGGGTGCGCAGCTCCCTCGATCACCCTGCCCTCGACCCCACAGAGTCCAGACCTCGCGGTGCCACGGCCACGGCACCCACGACGACCCCGTCATCCACCCCCACTCGTCGCCCCACCCCGATCGGAAGGTGA
- a CDS encoding MBL fold metallo-hydrolase produces MQVQTTSSCVEAMSGWYPAGSADVSSSGAGTPRGHRTHPAVIPEPEDQIAMSRPAGHARAADWFDVRDLGGGQLIAEPGHVNSYLLTGRERALLIDSGMGIAPISEIVADLTTLPVLVVSTHAHADHRGGHADLARAHREGRLEVAGFAAHPSSQLVEVDAAFLARYARVMREVVAEHHTLREIDDQSFFALAGLPRMRDLPDLRRWQIPATPASVPLADRQRIDLGGRIVTILHTPGHAPDALSVWEEATGTLVTGDTVLSAAHWLHGSEADLTAFAASTARLAALGAQRALVAHNLRPEMPGTHVRNVAAAAEAVLDGVTRPVPGRDLLGGRAWRHEHDGVVILTDATSGGPR; encoded by the coding sequence ATGCAGGTTCAGACAACCAGCTCGTGCGTCGAGGCGATGAGCGGCTGGTATCCGGCCGGCTCGGCGGACGTGTCGAGTTCAGGAGCCGGCACCCCTCGTGGCCACCGCACCCACCCCGCCGTGATCCCCGAGCCGGAGGACCAGATCGCGATGTCCCGACCTGCCGGCCACGCCCGTGCCGCCGACTGGTTCGACGTCCGCGACCTCGGGGGCGGGCAGCTGATCGCCGAACCCGGCCACGTCAACAGCTATCTCCTCACCGGCCGCGAACGCGCCCTTCTCATCGACTCCGGGATGGGCATCGCGCCGATCAGCGAGATCGTCGCTGATCTGACGACGCTGCCGGTGCTGGTGGTCTCCACCCATGCGCACGCCGATCACCGCGGCGGCCACGCCGACCTCGCCCGCGCCCACCGGGAGGGCCGACTGGAGGTGGCGGGATTCGCCGCGCACCCTTCCTCCCAGCTCGTGGAGGTCGACGCCGCCTTCCTGGCCCGTTACGCCCGGGTCATGCGCGAGGTCGTGGCCGAGCACCACACGCTGCGCGAGATCGACGACCAGTCCTTCTTCGCTCTCGCCGGCCTGCCGCGCATGCGGGACCTACCCGACCTGCGTCGCTGGCAGATCCCCGCGACCCCAGCCAGCGTCCCCCTCGCTGACAGGCAGCGGATCGACCTCGGTGGCCGCATCGTGACGATCCTGCACACACCCGGCCACGCACCGGACGCCCTGAGCGTCTGGGAGGAAGCCACCGGCACCCTTGTCACCGGCGACACGGTCCTCAGTGCCGCTCATTGGTTGCACGGATCTGAGGCCGATCTGACGGCGTTCGCGGCCTCAACGGCCCGCCTCGCCGCCCTCGGGGCACAGCGGGCGCTGGTCGCGCACAATCTGCGTCCGGAGATGCCCGGTACTCACGTCCGGAACGTGGCCGCGGCCGCCGAGGCCGTTCTGGACGGCGTCACTCGCCCCGTGCCGGGGCGTGACCTGCTCGGGGGTCGGGCCTGGCGGCACGAGCACGACGGCGTCGTGATCCTGACCGATGCGACGTCCGGAGGGCCACGATGA
- a CDS encoding FAD-binding oxidoreductase has translation MTERTIAERTARLAGLLALELGPDAVSTDPELVRKVSSDWSKMSPILAEKVPAGRYLADLVVRPSTPEEVPVILALAYDARVPVTPRGAGTGNYGQLTPFDGGITLDLRGLDHIAVEGDLVRAGAGAKLTAIDVAGRAAGRDIWMFPSTKGSTIGGFLGGGSAGTGTIARGTTGDGWVESLTVAPMDGSGRSVVVTGDETQAYIHAYGVTGVITEAVVRTDPAREWVAIYAALPTYEALVSVHRSLLDLPVLPRLASGDEPALVATLPADVELDPASYSLRVIAEVSTVSEISRRVGAAGGEVVGVLEDYAATDKLSSQSYNHPIYYWQQAVGEPTCFHLETGGTVLWDDPDAVRAVYGPSTRLHLELMGSQPLAMVVADYESEEQVLAGIPRLEAAGLGVHSPHQWYVDRNVELVLETVKRTDPRGLLNPGKLDTSLARPDTRTTIGAR, from the coding sequence ATGACGGAGCGCACCATCGCCGAGCGCACCGCACGACTCGCCGGCCTCCTCGCCCTCGAGCTGGGACCGGACGCCGTTTCCACCGATCCCGAACTGGTCCGGAAGGTCTCCTCGGACTGGTCGAAGATGTCGCCGATCCTGGCCGAGAAGGTGCCCGCCGGGCGCTACCTGGCTGACCTGGTGGTCCGGCCCAGCACACCGGAGGAGGTGCCGGTCATCCTGGCGCTCGCCTACGACGCCCGTGTTCCGGTCACCCCCCGGGGTGCCGGGACCGGGAACTACGGGCAACTGACCCCCTTCGACGGCGGGATCACCCTCGACCTGCGGGGGCTGGACCACATCGCCGTGGAGGGCGACCTGGTCCGGGCCGGAGCGGGTGCCAAGCTCACTGCCATCGACGTCGCGGGCCGGGCGGCCGGGCGCGATATCTGGATGTTCCCCTCCACCAAGGGCTCCACCATCGGCGGCTTCCTCGGTGGCGGCAGCGCCGGCACCGGCACGATCGCCCGGGGGACCACCGGCGATGGCTGGGTGGAGTCACTGACCGTGGCGCCGATGGACGGCAGCGGACGCTCCGTCGTCGTGACGGGCGACGAAACCCAGGCCTATATTCACGCCTACGGGGTGACGGGTGTGATCACCGAGGCGGTCGTGCGCACCGACCCTGCCCGGGAGTGGGTGGCGATATACGCAGCGCTGCCCACCTATGAGGCTCTGGTCTCGGTGCACCGGTCCCTCCTGGACCTGCCGGTCCTGCCGCGGCTGGCTTCCGGGGACGAACCGGCTTTGGTGGCCACGCTGCCCGCGGACGTCGAGCTGGATCCGGCCTCCTACAGTCTGCGGGTGATCGCCGAGGTCTCCACGGTCTCGGAGATCAGCCGCCGTGTCGGGGCCGCCGGGGGAGAGGTGGTCGGTGTGCTGGAGGACTATGCCGCGACCGACAAGCTCTCCTCCCAGTCCTACAACCACCCGATCTACTACTGGCAGCAGGCTGTGGGTGAACCCACCTGCTTCCACCTGGAGACCGGGGGGACGGTCCTGTGGGACGACCCGGACGCCGTCCGGGCGGTCTACGGGCCGAGCACCAGGCTGCACCTGGAACTCATGGGCAGCCAGCCGCTGGCGATGGTGGTGGCCGACTACGAGAGCGAGGAGCAGGTGCTCGCTGGTATCCCGCGGCTGGAGGCGGCGGGACTCGGGGTGCACTCCCCGCACCAGTGGTACGTCGACCGCAACGTGGAGTTGGTGCTCGAGACGGTGAAGCGCACCGACCCGCGTGGCCTGCTCAATCCCGGCAAGCTGGACACCTCGCTCGCCCGGCCCGACACACGCACCACGATCGGAGCCCGCTGA
- a CDS encoding ABC transporter permease encodes MTATHARTQHTAAQHPPAQHVPATQPADRPEPSTETGQTSQSPASNDRPVGIPGPATRPSAPEVEARTLGTAPATAVTGPPRWRAALGKAAPILLALAGIAAIWYLVSYLLLPAEQRFLLPPPHEAFGNTATNPAVMTPMLEALGRSVSVAMVGLVIAVAVGIAYAVLMSSAGWAERILYPYAVILQTIPILALVPLIGIWFGYGLGARVIVCVIIALFPMISNTLFGLQSASAASHDLFTLNKATALQRLTKLKFPAALPAIFTGLRNAAGLSVIGALVGDYFFQQGPVGIGGLLRTYTLRIQMDALFTAIALTAVFGVAVFTLFAVLDRLVIGRWYGQRQ; translated from the coding sequence ATGACCGCCACCCACGCACGTACCCAGCACACCGCAGCCCAGCATCCACCAGCCCAGCACGTACCAGCCACTCAGCCGGCCGACCGGCCGGAGCCGTCCACCGAGACCGGGCAGACAAGCCAGAGTCCGGCCAGCAACGATCGCCCCGTCGGCATTCCGGGCCCGGCCACGCGCCCCAGCGCTCCCGAGGTGGAGGCGCGCACTCTCGGCACGGCACCCGCGACCGCTGTCACCGGACCTCCCCGGTGGCGAGCCGCGCTCGGCAAGGCGGCTCCGATCCTGCTTGCCCTCGCCGGGATCGCGGCCATCTGGTACCTCGTCTCCTACCTGCTGCTGCCGGCCGAGCAGCGGTTCCTGCTCCCGCCTCCGCACGAGGCGTTCGGGAACACGGCCACGAACCCGGCGGTGATGACTCCGATGCTCGAGGCGCTCGGGCGCAGTGTGTCGGTGGCGATGGTCGGGCTGGTGATCGCGGTCGCCGTCGGGATCGCCTACGCCGTGCTGATGTCCTCGGCCGGGTGGGCCGAACGGATTCTCTATCCCTACGCCGTCATCCTGCAGACCATCCCCATCCTCGCCCTGGTGCCGCTCATCGGCATCTGGTTCGGCTACGGCCTCGGTGCTCGGGTGATCGTGTGCGTGATCATCGCGTTGTTCCCGATGATCTCCAACACCCTGTTCGGGCTGCAGTCGGCCAGTGCCGCCAGCCACGACCTGTTCACTCTGAACAAGGCCACGGCACTGCAGCGCCTGACCAAGCTGAAGTTCCCCGCCGCCCTGCCCGCCATCTTCACCGGGCTGCGCAATGCGGCCGGGCTGTCGGTGATCGGCGCACTGGTCGGCGACTACTTCTTCCAGCAGGGCCCCGTGGGCATCGGCGGACTACTGCGCACCTACACGCTGCGGATCCAGATGGACGCCCTGTTCACCGCTATCGCGCTGACGGCCGTGTTCGGCGTGGCGGTCTTCACGCTCTTCGCCGTGCTGGACCGGCTCGTGATTGGCCGTTGGTACGGCCAGCGGCAGTAA
- a CDS encoding pyridoxine/pyridoxamine 5'-phosphate oxidase, with translation MPENLTGAPLPILDRWVAEADAAGLPLPSTMTLATADAAGAPHARTVLVTQIGHQGLRFHSSTPTSKTEDIAANPRVSAVFHWPALGRQVILTGTARELPAEVSDAAYPTRPRQLQLVAWAYQDLATQEPGTDGEIDQTRIRERFDAAASREPLTRPAGWTTLELSPRRIDFWQAGTEDTPPTKTRFTRPDGADAWRVVDTLP, from the coding sequence GTGCCCGAGAACCTCACCGGCGCCCCGCTACCGATCCTCGACCGCTGGGTCGCCGAAGCCGATGCCGCCGGCCTTCCCCTTCCGAGCACGATGACGCTCGCGACCGCCGATGCCGCGGGCGCCCCGCACGCCAGGACGGTGCTGGTGACCCAGATCGGCCACCAAGGCCTGCGGTTCCACTCCTCGACCCCGACCAGCAAGACCGAGGACATCGCCGCCAACCCCCGCGTCAGCGCCGTCTTCCACTGGCCGGCCCTCGGCCGGCAGGTGATCCTGACCGGTACCGCCCGCGAGCTCCCGGCCGAGGTCTCCGACGCTGCCTACCCCACCCGGCCCCGGCAACTGCAGCTCGTGGCCTGGGCCTATCAGGATCTCGCGACCCAGGAGCCCGGAACGGACGGGGAAATCGATCAGACCCGGATCCGGGAGCGCTTCGATGCGGCGGCCTCGCGTGAACCGCTGACCCGGCCCGCCGGTTGGACCACGCTGGAGCTCTCACCCCGGCGGATCGACTTCTGGCAGGCCGGCACCGAGGACACACCCCCGACCAAGACCCGCTTCACCCGGCCGGACGGCGCGGATGCCTGGCGCGTCGTGGACACCCTGCCCTGA
- a CDS encoding creatininase family protein yields MPAPRFVDLTFPEVAELPEGTVAVLPLGAIEQHGPHLPVSTDYVTATSAAEAAVAEVAEAGAAPVVLLEGLAYTKSDEHHWAPGTIWLSWDTLMRTLVDIGRSLQTSGITRLVFVNGHGGNSALGQVTCRELRRQFGLATFFAHLSVPGDQVRDVSNPHELGLGIHGGHSETSLMLHLRPDLVKMDRAVRRVPEQLTAYEQIGFGKPVSFGWLSDDFGPDGHIGDPTTATADAGKVLFEAGVQRLAAAIVEASTFRVR; encoded by the coding sequence ATGCCGGCACCCCGCTTCGTCGACCTGACGTTCCCCGAGGTCGCCGAGCTGCCCGAGGGCACGGTCGCGGTCCTCCCGCTCGGGGCGATCGAGCAGCACGGCCCGCACTTGCCGGTTTCGACCGACTACGTCACCGCCACCTCGGCCGCTGAAGCAGCGGTGGCCGAGGTGGCCGAGGCCGGCGCGGCGCCGGTGGTGCTGCTGGAGGGCCTGGCCTACACCAAGTCCGATGAGCACCACTGGGCGCCGGGCACGATCTGGCTCTCGTGGGACACGCTCATGCGCACTCTGGTGGACATCGGGCGCTCGCTGCAGACCTCCGGGATCACCCGGTTGGTGTTCGTCAACGGGCACGGCGGGAACTCAGCACTGGGGCAGGTGACGTGCCGGGAACTGCGGCGCCAGTTCGGGCTGGCGACGTTCTTCGCGCACCTGTCCGTGCCGGGGGACCAGGTGCGGGACGTGTCGAACCCGCACGAGCTGGGCCTGGGCATCCATGGCGGGCACAGCGAGACGTCCCTGATGCTGCACCTGCGCCCGGACCTGGTGAAGATGGACCGCGCCGTGCGGCGGGTGCCCGAACAGTTGACCGCCTATGAGCAGATCGGGTTCGGCAAGCCCGTCAGCTTCGGGTGGCTCTCGGACGATTTCGGGCCCGACGGGCACATCGGCGACCCGACTACGGCTACTGCCGACGCCGGCAAGGTGCTGTTCGAGGCCGGAGTGCAGCGATTGGCTGCCGCGATCGTCGAGGCGAGTACCTTCCGGGTGCGGTGA
- a CDS encoding flavin reductase family protein gives MTVTARPAHHVDSHETQERSAQFRRAMSTLPAGVCVITTADSEGTPSGLTVSTGFSVSVTPPMFGLCIDLRARTLPVLLQRGAFVANILHGDAEEAAAVFASRAIDKFDRTGYTRTGTGLPWLDRHAAHAVECTINSTTEAGDHLLIVGAVGAVHASPGSAGTPGTAQSMLAYGDRAFHRLPRLP, from the coding sequence ATGACCGTGACAGCCCGGCCGGCACACCACGTAGACAGCCACGAGACTCAGGAGCGGAGCGCCCAGTTCCGCCGGGCGATGTCCACCCTCCCGGCCGGAGTCTGCGTGATCACCACCGCAGACTCCGAGGGCACCCCCAGCGGGCTGACGGTCAGCACCGGATTCTCGGTCTCGGTGACCCCTCCGATGTTCGGGCTCTGCATCGATCTGCGCGCCCGCACGCTACCGGTGCTACTGCAACGCGGCGCGTTCGTGGCGAACATCCTGCACGGCGACGCCGAGGAGGCCGCCGCCGTCTTCGCCTCGCGCGCCATCGACAAGTTCGACCGCACCGGCTACACCCGCACTGGGACGGGGCTGCCGTGGCTGGACCGGCACGCCGCGCATGCCGTGGAGTGCACGATCAACTCCACCACCGAGGCCGGTGACCACCTGCTGATTGTGGGCGCCGTCGGGGCCGTGCACGCCAGCCCGGGCAGCGCAGGTACCCCCGGGACCGCGCAGTCCATGCTTGCCTACGGCGACCGGGCATTCCACCGCCTGCCTCGTCTACCCTGA